One genomic segment of uncultured Tolumonas sp. includes these proteins:
- a CDS encoding methyl-accepting chemotaxis protein: MMGFRHLSIGRKLGVSFGIIGLLVVVLGGVSGYLLQRLNAHVEYITGNVEPSLVNILRMDVIVSDFRQIQLRQSGFATSEEKIQFQNALKQYSSQIRQVLQTSQHWLALPQELALQTKLTEQWHQYEALQQQFQSLLDEGSTSDAKDLIVEEGLPKYQQLKSSLSALEAALNDKSVNTAKEATALFHASIWQISALIGLVLLLVLLGALGLGAQIRKPLQSLLQQAKRIAAGDLTHPMNLSQLNRDEIGTLAHAFADMQQNLHQLIEQVAMTVSHMSEQVESGQHVAKNSASSISTQEQELTYLATAMNEMTSTVADVARSTIHAAQEAQHAATEASNGGQVVERTINAIQRVADDVEQTTTLITSLAHDSSKISLVLDVIRGIAEQTNLLALNAAIEAARAGEQGRGFAVVADEVRSLAQRTQHSTQEIQNIIGSLQQRSDDAVQAMQHSSKMVKDSVDEAHQAGERIAVIAGAVQEIADMTTQIASATEQQNSVAEDLNKNIDTIHSSVKVIALGANQTAESSQSLAQLTAQLRQMTMQFQT; this comes from the coding sequence TGGGGTCAGCGGCTATTTGTTACAGCGCCTGAATGCCCACGTGGAATATATTACCGGTAACGTAGAGCCCAGCTTGGTCAACATCCTGCGCATGGATGTGATCGTTTCCGATTTCCGTCAGATCCAATTACGCCAGTCCGGTTTCGCGACCAGTGAAGAAAAAATACAATTCCAGAATGCACTAAAACAGTACTCCTCGCAGATCCGTCAGGTTTTACAAACCAGTCAACACTGGCTTGCCTTGCCTCAAGAACTGGCATTGCAAACCAAACTCACCGAACAATGGCACCAATATGAAGCATTGCAGCAGCAGTTCCAGTCATTACTTGATGAAGGCAGTACCTCGGATGCGAAAGATTTAATTGTGGAAGAGGGGTTACCCAAATATCAGCAGCTCAAAAGCAGTTTATCTGCGCTGGAAGCCGCGCTGAATGACAAATCCGTGAATACTGCAAAAGAAGCCACTGCATTATTTCATGCTTCAATTTGGCAGATCAGTGCGTTGATCGGCTTAGTTTTGTTGCTGGTGTTACTGGGCGCGCTGGGCTTAGGTGCCCAGATCCGTAAACCATTACAGTCTTTGTTGCAGCAGGCTAAACGTATTGCCGCAGGCGACCTGACACACCCGATGAACTTGTCGCAGCTGAATCGGGATGAAATAGGCACGTTGGCCCATGCCTTTGCTGATATGCAGCAGAATTTACATCAGCTGATCGAACAGGTGGCCATGACAGTCAGCCATATGAGTGAGCAAGTCGAAAGCGGCCAGCATGTAGCCAAAAACTCGGCATCCAGTATCAGCACGCAAGAGCAGGAGCTGACCTATCTGGCCACCGCGATGAATGAGATGACGTCTACCGTCGCCGATGTCGCGCGGAGCACCATTCATGCCGCGCAGGAAGCACAGCATGCCGCAACGGAAGCGTCCAATGGTGGGCAAGTAGTAGAGCGCACCATCAACGCCATCCAGCGGGTTGCCGACGATGTAGAACAGACGACGACACTGATCACTTCGCTGGCTCACGACAGCAGTAAAATCAGTCTGGTGTTAGATGTGATCCGTGGTATTGCCGAACAAACTAATTTACTGGCTCTGAACGCGGCGATTGAAGCGGCCCGCGCGGGTGAGCAAGGGCGAGGTTTTGCGGTGGTAGCCGATGAAGTTCGCTCTCTGGCACAACGCACACAGCATTCCACACAAGAAATTCAAAATATCATCGGTAGCTTACAGCAACGCAGTGATGATGCCGTGCAAGCGATGCAACACAGTAGCAAGATGGTGAAAGACAGTGTTGATGAAGCACATCAAGCCGGTGAGCGTATTGCGGTAATTGCCGGTGCGGTACAAGAGATTGCGGATATGACCACGCAAATTGCGAGCGCCACCGAACAGCAAAATAGCGTGGCGGAAGATTTGAATAAAAATATTGATACAATCCACTCTTCAGTGAAAGTGATCGCGTTAGGTGCTAATCAGACGGCGGAATCCAGCCAGTCACTGGCGCAACTGACTGCTCAATTACGCCAAATGACAATGCAGTTCCAGACATAA